In the genome of Mixta calida, the window TTTGTCTACAACCCGAATGTGAAAAACGCCCTGGTGCTGAAGGCGTACGACATTATCAGTCATCAGCGCCTGGAGTTTGACGCCGGGCACCTTGACATCGCGCAGTCATTCATGGCGATCCGCAAAGCCGTCACGGCCAGCGGCAATCGCCCCACCTATGAAGCCAGCCGCAGCGAGGAAGCCAGCCACGCGGACCTTGCCTGGGCGACCATGCATGCACTGGCAAACGAACCCCTGCAGGGCGAAGCGGCCCATACCCGCAACATTATGGAGATTTACTGATGAGCAAACGAAAAAGCCGCGCCCGCACGCAGCCGGTAAGCCAGCCGGAAAAAATGACCGGCGCACCGGCGGCGGAAGCGTTCACCTTTGGTGACCCGGTGCCGGTTCTCGATCGCCGTGAACTGCTGGACTACGTGGAATGCGTGGTGATGGACCGCTGGTATGAACCGCCGGTGAGTTTTGACGGGCTGGCGCGCACCTACCGCGCCGCCGTGCATCACAGCTCACCGATTGCCGTTAAGCGTGACATTCTCAGCAGTACCTTTATCCCGCATCCGTTGCTCAGTCAGCAGGCTTTTACGCGCTTTGTGCAGGATTATCTGGTGTTTGGTAATGCCTATCTGGAGAAGCGTACCAACCGCCTGGGCGGTATTCTCTCGCTGGAGCCAGCGCTGGCAAAATATACCCGGCGCGGCACCGATTTGGACACCTACTGGTTTGTGCAGTATGGCCTGACCACGCAGCCTTACCAGTTCACGCCGGGCAGCGTTTTTCATCTGCTGGAGCCTGACATCAATCAGGAAATTTACGGGCTTCCCGGCTACCTCTCAGCCATCCCGTCTACGCTGCTGAATGAGTCGGCCACACTGTTCCGCCGGAAATATTACCTTAACGGCAGCCATGCCGGATTTATCATGTACGTGACCGATCCGGCGCAGAGCCAGGAGGACGTGGACAGTATGCGCAAGGCGATGCGAAGCGCGAAGGGGCCGGGCAATTTCCGTAACCTGTTTATGTACTCACCGAGCGGGAAAAAGGACGGGATTCAGATTATCCCGCTGTCAGAGGTAGCGGCAAAGGATGAGTTTCTGAACATCAAGAACGTGTCACGGGATGACATGATGGCTGCGCACCGCGTACCGCCGCAGATGATGGGCATCATCCCGAACAATACCGGCGGATTTGGCGACGTGGAAAAGGCCAGTCGCGTGTTTGTGCGTAACGAACTTATCCCTCTGCAGAAACGCCTGGGGGAATTGAACAGCTGGCTGGGTGAAGAAGTGATCCGCTTTGCTCCATACAGCCTGGATACCGGCGACATACCTTCCGCCTGACCCGTGAACCACATTTAACACGACTACCTCATTAAAGCGCCTCAGCAGCATTCTGCGGGGCGCTTTCTTTTTTACCGTTCCGCTTTCGCTTCATAATCCCAACACGCCAGCGTGCCGCTGATGCAGCCAATTCTGCACCATTAACCCAGCCAGCGCGCGCTCGTACCCCCGCCACGCCTGCCCGCTTTATGTAGTGGTTTTCATGCAGGTGCATGAGATACGCAAAGGCCCGCCATTACTGGCGGGCCCAGGCATTTGCGATCCTCTGCGGATCATGCGTTTTCATGCGGCATAGTCATGCACTAACGCCTCGCTCTGCTCGTTGTTCAACCCCGTCCGCGCAAAAAGCAAGTTTTAACGCGGTCGGCGTTCACTTAATGCAGCCAGCTGTCATCTTCCCAGACGGCCTGAAGAATATTCATTACGTTCTTTTTATCTTCATCCTGTCTCAGGCCGTTCAGCTGCACGCTGGTTGCACTGCTCCTTCGGATACGAACAGCCATTGCGGGATAGTGGGGGTGCAAATTTTTAAGCAATTCAGCTTCCAGCGCGTCCAATGTTGCCTGGCTGATTTTTTGCTCTTTATCAATCATGATTTCAACTTGCATAGCTGGTTCTCCCTGTTAATGCTGGCTGCGTTCTGTTATCCGATCGTATTCATCAAGTCTTGTCAGCAGACACGTTGTCAGCTCTGCAATCCATGCCACAGCCAGCTCTTTATCACTCCTGTTGCAGTCAGCCGCATTAATAAGTCGGGCAACTAAATCAATACGTTGCAATTGAACCGATTCTTCAAGTAAATCCTGCACTTTTCCCCCTTCACTCAACCACTGTACATAAATACAGTATAGTTTTTCTGGCGGATTTTAAAATGATTTTTTATCTCACTATGGGATAAATCTTACAATTCCCTGATTTTAAATCTCATAAGGATTAGTGGGTTATAACCAGGCCAGCTAAGACCATTGCCGCCACTTGTCATCCTCCTGCAGACGCTGGTTGCGGTAAAAAATCCGCAATCCTGCGCCGGACGGTATGCTGCCGCCACGTAACAGCAGGTCGATTTCTTTTTCACTCCCGTCAAATCCCCTGATTTTCAGCTCTGCTTCCAGTTGCAGCCGCTGACTGTCAGTAATTTCCTGTTTGTAGCCTTTTCTCCGCTTCGGTTTCACCTGCTGCATCCTTGCCCGCAGTTCACGCAGTTCTTTCTTGCTCATGGTCAGGAAGTCCGGGCACGGTTCCGGCCCTTCTTTACCGGGCAGATCGCCCCCTGTAATGTTTAAATTTTCTACAGGGGGACAGTTATTGCCACGAGTCCAAGGGGCGCAAGCGCCCTGGTCGGCTGAAGCCTCCTGAAGGTCAACGGCTTTACGAACCATTTTCCACTTAACCGCGTGCGTACAAATTTTGCCTTCAATAAGTGGTGACCAGATACCATAAATGCGGATGCCGTGATCGCCGTAGGCGCTCGGCTCCTCGTTACGCTCATAGGCCGTTCGGATAAGGTGATGTTTGCGGGGAACCAGCACGCCGCCCTGTTTCATGATGTAGGTGGCAAAGCAGCCCACATCAGCAGCAGCCAGCACCGCGTCCAGACTGGCGTTTTCAAGTACCGGCGCGCCCGGCTTTTTATCACCGCCCATGCGGCTGTTCTGACTTGCCAGCAGGCGCAGCTCCCGGTAAGCCTGACGTCCCGGAATACCAAAGAAACGGAACTGCTGCACGCGGTGCAGCGATGCCCATGCGTTTACGTTTTCCGCATTGTCACGCAGTGATTTACCGGTTTCCTTGCTGATTTCGCCAGCCAGTCCGCGCCCGTCGATGTTCTTGCTGATGTATTTGGCAATGTAGCTGGTCGGGCTGCCTTTTTTGGGGTTAATCAGTTCAGACTTAAAGCGCGGTCCGGTATTGTTTCCCAGCTCCGCACGATCTTCTCGAATGGCGAACTTACGCAGCAGCGCCGTAATTGAGCGGCGTTCTTTCTTGCGCATAAAGCACAGCAGATGCCAGTGTACGGTGCCGTCATGGTGCGGTTCAGCAACGCGGACGCCATACCAGCGCAGACCGGCCTTATGCATGGCCTTGCGGAACGCGGCAAACGTATCAACCAGATAATCACTGCTCTGGCGGACCGTTTCACTGGTCCACTTCGGATTAGGTCTGCCGTTGCTCAGGGTGGCGTGGAAGCGTGACGGGCAGGTGATGGTATAGAACACGGCGCAGTCGCCGCGCATTTCCGCGATAAGCTCCAGCCCCTTAACGCAGGCCATCATTTCATTACGGCGGTGTGCGGGGTTACTGCTGCTGGCGTTCACCACGTCTTCCATATCCAGCGTGTCGCCGCTTTCATTAACCAGTTCATGCGAGCGGAAGAACTCAAGCGATTTCCGGCGCTGCTCGCGTTTGTGGATCACGGCTTCATAGCTGACATACGGGGAGGCTTTTTTGTTGACCAGGCATACGGCGCGCAGCTGTTCCTCCCGCCACTCGCAGCGCATTTGCCACAGCTTGCGATACCACCAGTCCGCGCACAGCATACGGGCCAGCGACGGCGGAATAAGGTCATAAGGAACGGGCTTACGGCGGCGCTTTTTACGGCGCAGCTGGTCCCAGGCGGGCGGGATGACGTCCAGCCGCATGGCTTCAGCGGCCACCCTTTCCCATGCCTGCCTGATTTGTTCCGGTTTAACCTCATCGGCAACAAACAGATCGCTACTGGCCGCATCCAGACACATGCTCATGTGTGCCGCAACCAGCGTGGACAGGCGCTTGACCTGATGCTGATTCATTTCAGGCAGCACCAGCAGCCCTTCCAGACCGTCATGGCTTGCCATAAACCGGAACGACGCAGACACCTGACTGTCACGCACGCGGGACAGCCTTTCCAGGCATGGCCTGATGGTTTCATTCAGATAACGGGAATAGGCTTTGGGCTTGTCCAGGCGCTGGAAATAGTTAATGCGCTCCATCAGCGGTTTGCTGATGTGGGCAGGTTCGGCGTTTACGTCAGCCAGAATAACCAGATCGGGATTGAAGCGCTGCTGTTCGTGGGCCATTCTGGCGCGGCTGACCAGATTATCCTGTGCCATTTCACGTAAGACGGGATCGCGGGACTCGTTATAAAAAAAGCGATTCCATGCCTCATCACTCTGTGCTTCGCGGCGCAGCTGTTCGTGCTTCCCGTCAGCAGCGTAAAGAGTGATAAGGGTTGAAAGCGCTGATGCCGGCACCGGCTCAGTTGTTTTCAGGCGCGGGTTAACCGCTTCCCGTGGAGCGTTCCACGGGTAAGCGTATTCTTTCTGCATCAGAGGCCGCCCCGGTAGTGGCGATTTTTCAGCTCTGCGATTTCCTGGCAGGTGACACAACACTGCACGCCCTGAATTGCGCGGCGGCGCGCTTCCGGGATCGCGGCATCACATTCTTCGCAAAAAAATTTGCTGACGTGAACGGGGCGACTGGTCGCCTTATAAAGATGGCGCGCCAGTTCTTCCTGCACACGTTCCTGTACGCGGTCCATTGAGTCGCTCATCAGTGCAGCTCCTGTGATTCGCTTTCATAACGTGCAGCTTCCTGGCGGATAAGCTCTGCCGCTTCAATGCCGTTCAGCTCCTTCTGATGAATATGAAGGGCAAGCGCAACAAGACGCTCAGAAACGCGCAGCGCACGCTCTTTGCGTTCCTCGTTGCGTGCCTTATTGAGCAGTGCCACCATTGCGTCTTTATCAGCTTCAAAACTACGGGTTTCAATATTTCGCATATTTCTTTCTCCAGAATTTGGGCAAAAGAATGCCCGGCGGGTTTACGCCATTTAATTTCGTTGGGTTAATTAATTAGGTAACGTCAGTTTTTTGGGAAATAAACTCACGACTGCACGAATATGATTCATTGCACTTATCAGCGCGTATTTTTCATCACTCGTCAGTTCATCAAATTCAACGTCATGACGTTCTGACCGGATATTTGCCAGAAAGAAAATTGCGCCTAATGCCCTTTTGTTCTGCTCGTACTGCGTATCGCGCTTGTCGCGCATATCAGCCATAAAACGCTTCAGCTCATTACCGCAGTTATCACCCCACAATTTCGTGCGGATAGCCGCAATGTGATTCAGGCCGTTAACACGCTGACCGGCGCTTAACTGAACAGCAATGTTTTCACCTTCAATTGCCATTTTTTCTTTCTCCCGTTTCCGGTTAAACCTGCCAGCAGTTCCGCCTGGTTATTTGACGGGTGCCAGCGCCTGCCGTCCTGCCCCATTATCCAGCCATGACCGTAAGAGGGTGACGGGCTTTGCTGCTTCAGCAGAGGGGCCACTGAAAATGCCATGCTTACCTCAGCTGATACCGATCGAGGCGCCAAGACCGCTGATAGCGTCCACGGTGCTGGCAAGCGTCGGGTTTGAATGAATGCGCGTCTGTACGGCCATTGCGGCCAGCGTCAGACAGCGAATACCGCTGTTTACGTTCTGAATTAAGCCACGGCGGCAGGACGTTGTGATTTTGTCCTGAACAACTGCAGCGGCGGCCAGCTGCCCTACTTCTGCAGTGGCTTTGAGGACGTAAGAAGATAATTTTTCCTGCGCCACTTCATTAACCGGTACACATGGCAGGCACTGCAGCTGTGCCAGCATCCCATCAACCAGCGTGGCATCTTCGGTCAGGTCGGTAAGGATCAGCACTTCCCGAACCGTAAGCTGATGCACCTGTTCCGGGTTCAGCTTGTTGCTGATGGTCTGCGGATTCAGACCCGCTTTCTTAGCCAGCTGGATGATATTGTGCTTTGCCGCAAATGCCCGGCAGGCTTCATCAAAATGGCTATGTGTTGAAACGCGAAAATCAAACATGACTTAAATCCCTTTAGGTCTCAACATGAGACGAGTTCATCAACAATGATTTCAAAACGAGAATGACCGAGAGCCTTTGACAGTTGATCTTTTTTGTAACGCAGGTAATAAATCTCCACCCAGCTTTTATTTTTCTCTTTATTTTTTAGGAATTTAGCCAATGCACCGCGATGAATCCGGCTATATACTGCGCTCCTAGAAAGGTTTTCTAGCGCTGCAAATTCACTTGGAGTAACAACCACTTTTGGTATACGAATTGAAATCTTTTCGCTCATAGTGCAGTATCCCGAGTTTGTTTTAGGGTTTCGCTCGGTCTCGCAAGGTCTTTCACGGTTACCAAAACGAGAACTTGATGCGGATAGTAAGATCTCATTATTGGTACGTCAACAGGAAAATCCATGAATAGGATCACAGTGGGTACAGATTCCGGTGGCAGAGAAGCCATTCACCGCATCGTAGAAGCGTATGGCTTCAAATCAAGACAGCAGCTTTGCCTTCATTTGGATGTATCGAAAAGCACTATGGCAAACAGGTACATGCGTGACAGTTTCCCTGCTGAATGGGTAATCCAATGCGCTCTTGAAACTGGGGCTTCTTTGCTATGGTTAAGCACAGGGCAAGGTGAACCGTTCTCAAATAGTGAACGCCCAAGCAGCTTTAAAGCACATTCCCTAGCGCCTGCTCTTGATAAATACCTTTTAGCTGATGGATCATTAGTTAGCGAAGGGAAATTTATTATTGATAGTTCCTTACTGCCGCAAAATACCAACAACTTGATTTATCTTTCCAACAATCATAAAAGTTATATTATTGACAAAGACATCAATGAAATTAAAGATGGCGTATGGTTAGTTAAAATCGAAGGTTTATTTAGCCTTAGAAAAATCAACAGAATCCCTGTAAATAAAATAAGAGTTTCTGACGAAAATATATCTTTCGATTGCTCTTTAGACGAAATCGAACTAATCGGACGAGCAAACATTACTTTAAATAAAAACTAATATGACTGTAAGAAAACTGCCGAATGGTAAATGGATATGTGAGTGTTATCCTGGCGGGCGCGAAGGGAAAAGAATAAGAAAGCAATTCGCTACCAAAGGCGAAGCAATCGCTTTTGAAAGCTTTACGATGGAAGAGACTGACAGCAAGCCGTGGCTAGGCGAAAAAGCTGATAGGCGTAAGCTCTCGGAACTCATTCAACAGTGGTACTCACTATACGGTCAAACACTTGCTGATCCAAAAAGGATGCTGGCAAAACTCCATATCATATGCAGGGGTTTAAGTGATCCCGTAGCAGCCGATCTTACTGCTGGCATGTTTACCTCCTATCGTGAGGCTCGTCTGAAGGGCGAAGTTTTAGACGAGAATGGCTTACCTATGTCTCCAGTAAAGCCACGTACCGTTAACCTTGAGCAACGCAACTTATCTTCTGTTTTCGGCACTTTAAAAAGACTGGGGCACTGGCAAGCACCTAACCCCTTATCTGGGTTACCTACATTTAAAATAGCAGAAGGCGAATTATCTTTTTTAGCCCCTGTAGAAATAAAGCGAGTATTGGATGCTTGCGCCGAGTCTTCTAACAAAGATTTGCTTAGTGTAGCTAAAATTTGCTTAGCTACAGGTGCCCGATGGAGTGAAGCTGAAAATTTGCAGGGGCATCAAATTACCAAATACCGTATTACTTATACAAAAACGAAAGGGAAAAAGAATAGAACTGTTCCCATATCCAATAGTTTGTATGAAGAATTACCAAAAAGCCGAGGAAAACTATTTAAGCCTTGCCGAAAAGCCTTTGAAAGAGCCATTAATCGCGCAGGAATTGAGTTACCAGAAGGACAATGTACCCATGTATTAAGGCATACGTTTGCAAGTCATTTTATGATGAATGGCGGCAACATCTTAGTCTTGAGAGATATTTTAGGACACGCCGATATAAAAATGACAATGGTCTACGCGCATTTTGCACCAGACCATTTAGAAGATGCGGTAACTAAGAACCCCCTGCACAACCTAAACTGGAGCAAAACCTAATGGCGGCAAAGTGGCGGCGCAGTGCGAAACGGTGCGAAACCTTGCAAAACCGTGAAAGACCAAATCACTGTTTTTAAAGGCAAACCATTGTTTAACCAAGCATAGAAATAGTATGTAGGAATTTCGGACGCGGGTTCAACTCCCGCCAGCTCCACCAAATGTTGATCCGGATACGTCTGGTGAAGTACGGAAAGCCCGCATGGCATAAGCCTTCGCGGGCTTTTTTGTATCTGTTGTTGTCCGAGAGCATCCGGCTAAATCCGGTGATTATTGGTATACGTTTAGGTATACGGTAGGATGTATACCTAAAAGCGTATACCAATTCATGAAGGAGCGGCCACAGTGGCACGGACAACACGCCCCCTGACCAACACCGAAGTTCTGCGCGCTAAAGCGTTAGAGAAGGATCTAACGCTGCATGATGGCGATGGGCTTTTCCTGATAGTGAAGACCAGCGGGAAAAAGCTCTGGCGTTTCCGTTATCAACGTCCGGCAACAAAGCAGCGCACCATGATGGGCCTTGGTGCTTTCCCTGCCCTTTCGCTGGCAGATGCCAGACGCTTACGTGCTGATTACCTCTCTTTACTCGTTAATGGAATTGACCCACAGGCGCAGGCCGAACAGGTTACAGAACAACAGCAGATAGCGTTAGACAGCATTTTTTCAACCGTAGCCGCAAACTGGTTTGCTTTGAAGCAAGGCAGCATTACGCCGGATTATGCTAAGGATATTTGGCGCTCTCTTGAGAAAGATGTTTTTCCCGCCATTGGCGAGATACCAGTGCAGGAGATTAAAGCCCGTAAGCTTGTAGAAGCATTAGAGCCGATTAAAGCTCGTGGTGCTTTAGAAACCGTTCGCCGTTTAGTACAACGTATTAACGAAATCATGATTTATGCGGTTAATACCGGGCTGATTGATGCTAACCCTGCCTCCGGTATCGGGATGGCGTTTGAAAAGCCTAAAAAGCAGAATATGCCTACACTGCGACCA includes:
- a CDS encoding Rha family transcriptional regulator, encoding MSEKISIRIPKVVVTPSEFAALENLSRSAVYSRIHRGALAKFLKNKEKNKSWVEIYYLRYKKDQLSKALGHSRFEIIVDELVSC
- a CDS encoding site-specific integrase, whose product is MTVRKLPNGKWICECYPGGREGKRIRKQFATKGEAIAFESFTMEETDSKPWLGEKADRRKLSELIQQWYSLYGQTLADPKRMLAKLHIICRGLSDPVAADLTAGMFTSYREARLKGEVLDENGLPMSPVKPRTVNLEQRNLSSVFGTLKRLGHWQAPNPLSGLPTFKIAEGELSFLAPVEIKRVLDACAESSNKDLLSVAKICLATGARWSEAENLQGHQITKYRITYTKTKGKKNRTVPISNSLYEELPKSRGKLFKPCRKAFERAINRAGIELPEGQCTHVLRHTFASHFMMNGGNILVLRDILGHADIKMTMVYAHFAPDHLEDAVTKNPLHNLNWSKT
- a CDS encoding DinI-like family protein, which translates into the protein MQVEIMIDKEQKISQATLDALEAELLKNLHPHYPAMAVRIRRSSATSVQLNGLRQDEDKKNVMNILQAVWEDDSWLH
- a CDS encoding DUF2732 family protein, with amino-acid sequence MRNIETRSFEADKDAMVALLNKARNEERKERALRVSERLVALALHIHQKELNGIEAAELIRQEAARYESESQELH
- a CDS encoding DUF5347 domain-containing protein; this translates as MAIEGENIAVQLSAGQRVNGLNHIAAIRTKLWGDNCGNELKRFMADMRDKRDTQYEQNKRALGAIFFLANIRSERHDVEFDELTSDEKYALISAMNHIRAVVSLFPKKLTLPN
- a CDS encoding phage portal protein — translated: MSKRKSRARTQPVSQPEKMTGAPAAEAFTFGDPVPVLDRRELLDYVECVVMDRWYEPPVSFDGLARTYRAAVHHSSPIAVKRDILSSTFIPHPLLSQQAFTRFVQDYLVFGNAYLEKRTNRLGGILSLEPALAKYTRRGTDLDTYWFVQYGLTTQPYQFTPGSVFHLLEPDINQEIYGLPGYLSAIPSTLLNESATLFRRKYYLNGSHAGFIMYVTDPAQSQEDVDSMRKAMRSAKGPGNFRNLFMYSPSGKKDGIQIIPLSEVAAKDEFLNIKNVSRDDMMAAHRVPPQMMGIIPNNTGGFGDVEKASRVFVRNELIPLQKRLGELNSWLGEEVIRFAPYSLDTGDIPSA
- a CDS encoding phage repressor protein CI, with the translated sequence MNRITVGTDSGGREAIHRIVEAYGFKSRQQLCLHLDVSKSTMANRYMRDSFPAEWVIQCALETGASLLWLSTGQGEPFSNSERPSSFKAHSLAPALDKYLLADGSLVSEGKFIIDSSLLPQNTNNLIYLSNNHKSYIIDKDINEIKDGVWLVKIEGLFSLRKINRIPVNKIRVSDENISFDCSLDEIELIGRANITLNKN
- a CDS encoding phage regulatory CII family protein; the encoded protein is MFDFRVSTHSHFDEACRAFAAKHNIIQLAKKAGLNPQTISNKLNPEQVHQLTVREVLILTDLTEDATLVDGMLAQLQCLPCVPVNEVAQEKLSSYVLKATAEVGQLAAAAVVQDKITTSCRRGLIQNVNSGIRCLTLAAMAVQTRIHSNPTLASTVDAISGLGASIGIS
- a CDS encoding replication endonuclease encodes the protein MQKEYAYPWNAPREAVNPRLKTTEPVPASALSTLITLYAADGKHEQLRREAQSDEAWNRFFYNESRDPVLREMAQDNLVSRARMAHEQQRFNPDLVILADVNAEPAHISKPLMERINYFQRLDKPKAYSRYLNETIRPCLERLSRVRDSQVSASFRFMASHDGLEGLLVLPEMNQHQVKRLSTLVAAHMSMCLDAASSDLFVADEVKPEQIRQAWERVAAEAMRLDVIPPAWDQLRRKKRRRKPVPYDLIPPSLARMLCADWWYRKLWQMRCEWREEQLRAVCLVNKKASPYVSYEAVIHKREQRRKSLEFFRSHELVNESGDTLDMEDVVNASSSNPAHRRNEMMACVKGLELIAEMRGDCAVFYTITCPSRFHATLSNGRPNPKWTSETVRQSSDYLVDTFAAFRKAMHKAGLRWYGVRVAEPHHDGTVHWHLLCFMRKKERRSITALLRKFAIREDRAELGNNTGPRFKSELINPKKGSPTSYIAKYISKNIDGRGLAGEISKETGKSLRDNAENVNAWASLHRVQQFRFFGIPGRQAYRELRLLASQNSRMGGDKKPGAPVLENASLDAVLAAADVGCFATYIMKQGGVLVPRKHHLIRTAYERNEEPSAYGDHGIRIYGIWSPLIEGKICTHAVKWKMVRKAVDLQEASADQGACAPWTRGNNCPPVENLNITGGDLPGKEGPEPCPDFLTMSKKELRELRARMQQVKPKRRKGYKQEITDSQRLQLEAELKIRGFDGSEKEIDLLLRGGSIPSGAGLRIFYRNQRLQEDDKWRQWS
- a CDS encoding TraR/DksA family transcriptional regulator, with amino-acid sequence MSDSMDRVQERVQEELARHLYKATSRPVHVSKFFCEECDAAIPEARRRAIQGVQCCVTCQEIAELKNRHYRGGL
- a CDS encoding phage filamentation protein Fil family protein; protein product: MAFSVAPLLKQQSPSPSYGHGWIMGQDGRRWHPSNNQAELLAGLTGNGRKKKWQLKVKTLLFS